From a single Hypomesus transpacificus isolate Combined female chromosome 14, fHypTra1, whole genome shotgun sequence genomic region:
- the LOC124476759 gene encoding uncharacterized protein LOC124476759 isoform X1 gives METVEKLNKDLVSHKLLDKKVLSKQNGRTGIAKHLYNTFKIHTLQIQSINRSECATGSCPNLMMSRNEQQDVRSSPLAPLAPSALTPQLPPRVHRPLCLSVSSDSNGRFKTLETQEWKNNLKAQMEQAHSAGAASSTGSLERASLFCASSSGLPSPVETLTKSKSSSRFSLFSPPWNSSSESDSNPPSRSGSKKLRNYSRRAATGPAGVGGRTPDAPEPKPSGPEHFQYSEPVISKVTDYIYVGNLNAAYSGRTLCRNNIDIIIDMSGLPGEPGPGRCLSLIPCTCSRGARHSWSRLKVDIAQVPDAPGDSPALKQRCFDDINGCIDASTEKRKRVLVHCRDGYSLAPACIIQYLMVKQNMRLLTAYELLRAKYPLNIRECHQDVLVSLERALRPGGSGDPEGFKQAISRRVAWS, from the exons ATGGAAACCGTGGAGAAATTGAATAAAGACCTAGTTTCACATAAACTGTTGGATAAAAAGGTGCTTTCCAAACAGAATGGCAGAACAG GTATTGCCAAGCATCTTTACAACACATTCAAAATACACACTTTGCAGATACAGTCCATAAATCGCTCAGAATGTGCCACTG GCTCATGTCCCAATCTGATGATGAGTAGGAACGAACAGCAGGACGTCCGCTcgtcccccctggcccccctagCCCCCTCGGCCCTCACCCCCCAGCTGCCCCCCCGCGTCCACCggcccctctgcctctccgtgTCCTCCGACAGCAATGGCCGCTTCAAGACCCTGGAGACCCAGGAGTGGAAGAACAACCTCAAAGCTCAG ATGGAGCAGGCCCACAGTGCCGGGGCCGCCAGCAGCACTGGCTCCCTGGAGAGAGCCTCCCTGTTCTGCGCCTCCAGCTCCGGCCTGCCCAGCCCGGTGGAGACCCTCACCAAGAGCAAGTCCTCCAGTcgcttctccctcttctcccctccctggaACAGCAGCTCTGAGTCCGactccaaccccccctcccgctcAGGCTCCAAGAAGCTGCGGAACTACAGCCGCCGGGCGGCTACAGGGCCGGCCGGGGTGGGCGGCAGGACCCCCGACGCCCCGGAGCCCAAACCCAGCGGCCCCGAGCACTTCCAGTACTCTGAGCCCGTCATCTCCAAGGTGACGGACTACATCTACGTGGGCAACCTGAACGCAGCCTACAGCGGGCGCACGCTGTGTCGTAACAACATCGACATCATCATCGACATGAGCGGTCTGCCAGGGGAACCAGGGCCCGGGCGCTGCCTCAGCCTCATCCCCTGCACCTGCTCCCGCGGTGCCCGGCACAGCTGGTCCCGCCTCAAGGTGGACATAGCACAGGTCCCCGACGCGCCGGGTGACAGCCCCGCCCTCAAGCAGCGCTGCTTCGACGACATCAACGGCTGCATCGACGCGTCCACGGAGAAGAGGAAGCGCGTGCTGGTGCACTGCCGCGACGGCTACTCTCTGGCGCCCGCCTGCATTATCCAGTACCTGATGGTGAAGCAGAACATGAGGCTTCTGACCGCCTACGAGCTGCTGAGAGCCAAGTACCCCCTGAACATCCGGGAGTGCCACCAGGACGTGCTGGTGAGCCTGGAGAGGGCTCTGAGGCCGGGGGGCAGCGGGGACCCTGAGGGCTTCAAGCAGGCCATCTCCCGGAGGGTAGCCTGGTCCTGA
- the LOC124476759 gene encoding uncharacterized protein LOC124476759 isoform X2 — translation METVEKLNKDLVSHKLLDKKVLSKQNGRTGSCPNLMMSRNEQQDVRSSPLAPLAPSALTPQLPPRVHRPLCLSVSSDSNGRFKTLETQEWKNNLKAQMEQAHSAGAASSTGSLERASLFCASSSGLPSPVETLTKSKSSSRFSLFSPPWNSSSESDSNPPSRSGSKKLRNYSRRAATGPAGVGGRTPDAPEPKPSGPEHFQYSEPVISKVTDYIYVGNLNAAYSGRTLCRNNIDIIIDMSGLPGEPGPGRCLSLIPCTCSRGARHSWSRLKVDIAQVPDAPGDSPALKQRCFDDINGCIDASTEKRKRVLVHCRDGYSLAPACIIQYLMVKQNMRLLTAYELLRAKYPLNIRECHQDVLVSLERALRPGGSGDPEGFKQAISRRVAWS, via the exons ATGGAAACCGTGGAGAAATTGAATAAAGACCTAGTTTCACATAAACTGTTGGATAAAAAGGTGCTTTCCAAACAGAATGGCAGAACAG GCTCATGTCCCAATCTGATGATGAGTAGGAACGAACAGCAGGACGTCCGCTcgtcccccctggcccccctagCCCCCTCGGCCCTCACCCCCCAGCTGCCCCCCCGCGTCCACCggcccctctgcctctccgtgTCCTCCGACAGCAATGGCCGCTTCAAGACCCTGGAGACCCAGGAGTGGAAGAACAACCTCAAAGCTCAG ATGGAGCAGGCCCACAGTGCCGGGGCCGCCAGCAGCACTGGCTCCCTGGAGAGAGCCTCCCTGTTCTGCGCCTCCAGCTCCGGCCTGCCCAGCCCGGTGGAGACCCTCACCAAGAGCAAGTCCTCCAGTcgcttctccctcttctcccctccctggaACAGCAGCTCTGAGTCCGactccaaccccccctcccgctcAGGCTCCAAGAAGCTGCGGAACTACAGCCGCCGGGCGGCTACAGGGCCGGCCGGGGTGGGCGGCAGGACCCCCGACGCCCCGGAGCCCAAACCCAGCGGCCCCGAGCACTTCCAGTACTCTGAGCCCGTCATCTCCAAGGTGACGGACTACATCTACGTGGGCAACCTGAACGCAGCCTACAGCGGGCGCACGCTGTGTCGTAACAACATCGACATCATCATCGACATGAGCGGTCTGCCAGGGGAACCAGGGCCCGGGCGCTGCCTCAGCCTCATCCCCTGCACCTGCTCCCGCGGTGCCCGGCACAGCTGGTCCCGCCTCAAGGTGGACATAGCACAGGTCCCCGACGCGCCGGGTGACAGCCCCGCCCTCAAGCAGCGCTGCTTCGACGACATCAACGGCTGCATCGACGCGTCCACGGAGAAGAGGAAGCGCGTGCTGGTGCACTGCCGCGACGGCTACTCTCTGGCGCCCGCCTGCATTATCCAGTACCTGATGGTGAAGCAGAACATGAGGCTTCTGACCGCCTACGAGCTGCTGAGAGCCAAGTACCCCCTGAACATCCGGGAGTGCCACCAGGACGTGCTGGTGAGCCTGGAGAGGGCTCTGAGGCCGGGGGGCAGCGGGGACCCTGAGGGCTTCAAGCAGGCCATCTCCCGGAGGGTAGCCTGGTCCTGA
- the LOC124476763 gene encoding troponin I, fast skeletal muscle-like isoform X2: MSEKKMSSSRKHSLKSLMLAIAKGLLEEEAKEQVEWRKRYMEETCPPLSLPRTMQELQDFCKEIHHKIDVIDEERYDLESKVNKSAKEIEDLHIKVQDLKGKFKKPALRKVRMSADAMLKALLGSKHTVNMDLRANLKQVKKEVKEEDKEAVGDWRKNIEDKADRKKMFETS, encoded by the exons ATGTCAGA AAAAAAGATGTCGTCAAGTCGCAAGCATAGTCTGAAG AGTTTGATGCTCGCCATCGCCAAGGGTTTACTTGAAGAAGAGGCGAAAGAGCAGGTGGAATGGAGGAAGAGGTACATGGAGGAGACctgccctcctctgtctctgcccagAACCATGCAGGAGCTGCag GATTTCTGCAAAGAGATTCACCATAAGATCGATGTGATAGATGAGGAGAGATATGACCTGGAGAGCAAAGTCAATAAAAGTGCCAAGGAG ATTGAAGACCTGCACATCAAGGTGCAGGACCTGAAGGGGAAGTTCAAGAAGCCAGCTCTGAGGAAAGTGAGGATGTCAGCTGACGCAATGCTCAAGGCTCTTCTGGGCTCCAAACACACTGTGAACATGGATCTGAGGGCCAACCTGAAACAAGTGAAGAAGGAGGTCAAGGAGGAG GACAAAGAAGCTGTAGGTGACTGGCGTAAGAACATTGAGGACAAGGCTGACAGGAAGAAGATGTTTGAGACATCCTAG
- the LOC124476763 gene encoding troponin I, fast skeletal muscle-like isoform X1 has product MSEKKMSSSRKHSLKSLMLAIAKGLLEEEAKEQVEWRKRYMEETCPPLSLPRTMQELQDFCKEIHHKIDVIDEERYDLESKVNKSAKEIEDLHIKVQDLKGKFKKPALRKVRMSADAMLKALLGSKHTVNMDLRANLKQVKKEVKEEDTEMSDVGYWCKNKDKSIMDYRKKMLIATNFMSPLNASLPFLPSP; this is encoded by the exons ATGTCAGA AAAAAAGATGTCGTCAAGTCGCAAGCATAGTCTGAAG AGTTTGATGCTCGCCATCGCCAAGGGTTTACTTGAAGAAGAGGCGAAAGAGCAGGTGGAATGGAGGAAGAGGTACATGGAGGAGACctgccctcctctgtctctgcccagAACCATGCAGGAGCTGCag GATTTCTGCAAAGAGATTCACCATAAGATCGATGTGATAGATGAGGAGAGATATGACCTGGAGAGCAAAGTCAATAAAAGTGCCAAGGAG ATTGAAGACCTGCACATCAAGGTGCAGGACCTGAAGGGGAAGTTCAAGAAGCCAGCTCTGAGGAAAGTGAGGATGTCAGCTGACGCAATGCTCAAGGCTCTTCTGGGCTCCAAACACACTGTGAACATGGATCTGAGGGCCAACCTGAAACAAGTGAAGAAGGAGGTCAAGGAGGAG GATACAGAAATGAGTGACGTTGGCTACTGGTGTAAGAACAAGGACAAGTCAATCATGGATTACAGAAAGAAGATGCTTATTGCAACTAACTTCATGTCCCCATTGAATGCATCTCTCCCTTTTTTACCCAGTCCTTAA